One Cellulomonas soli DNA window includes the following coding sequences:
- the ilvA gene encoding threonine ammonia-lyase: MSAPLDIRGAARLLDGVAHRTPIEHSEALARLIGADVWFKCENLQRGGSFKLRGAYVRMARLSPQEQARGVVAASAGNHAQGVALAARLLGIEAVVFMPVDAALPKLAATREYGARVELVGRTVDEALVAARAHAERTGAVLIHPFDHEDVVAGQGTIALEILEQVPDVATIVVPIGGGGLAAGVVAAVEQVRPDVRVIGVQAAGASAYPASLAAGHPVPFEHMRTMADGIAVGTPGTVPFGILAAHGTPVRTVSEEDLSRALLFVAERAKLLVEPSGAASVAALMAAPGEFTGPVVAILSGGNIDPIVLMRVVRHGLASAGRYLQLRVRIDDTPGALAALLRDLADTGGNVMHVSHVRTGIDLALDEVAIEVQVETKGPEHCSQVLTCLREAGYRLAE, translated from the coding sequence ATGAGCGCACCCCTGGACATCCGCGGTGCGGCCCGGCTGCTCGACGGCGTCGCGCACCGCACGCCGATCGAGCACAGCGAGGCGCTCGCCCGCCTGATCGGCGCCGACGTGTGGTTCAAGTGCGAGAACCTGCAGCGCGGCGGCTCGTTCAAGCTGCGCGGCGCGTACGTCCGCATGGCCCGGCTGAGCCCGCAGGAGCAGGCCCGGGGCGTGGTCGCGGCGAGCGCGGGCAACCACGCGCAGGGGGTGGCGCTCGCCGCCCGGCTGCTCGGCATCGAGGCGGTCGTCTTCATGCCCGTCGACGCCGCGCTGCCGAAGCTGGCGGCGACCCGCGAGTACGGCGCGCGGGTCGAGCTGGTCGGCCGCACGGTCGACGAGGCGCTGGTCGCCGCACGCGCGCACGCCGAGCGCACCGGTGCCGTGCTCATCCACCCGTTCGACCACGAGGACGTCGTGGCCGGTCAGGGCACCATCGCCCTGGAGATCCTCGAGCAGGTGCCGGACGTCGCGACGATCGTCGTGCCGATCGGCGGGGGAGGCCTGGCGGCCGGTGTGGTCGCCGCCGTCGAGCAGGTCCGTCCCGACGTGCGGGTGATCGGCGTCCAGGCGGCGGGCGCGTCCGCCTACCCGGCGTCGCTGGCCGCCGGGCACCCGGTGCCGTTCGAGCACATGCGGACCATGGCTGACGGCATCGCAGTCGGCACGCCGGGCACGGTCCCGTTCGGCATCCTCGCCGCGCACGGCACCCCGGTCCGCACGGTGTCCGAGGAAGACCTGTCGCGGGCGCTGCTGTTCGTCGCCGAACGGGCCAAGCTGCTCGTCGAACCCTCGGGCGCGGCGTCGGTCGCCGCGCTGATGGCCGCACCGGGCGAGTTCACCGGACCGGTCGTCGCGATCCTCTCGGGCGGGAACATCGACCCGATCGTGCTCATGCGGGTCGTGCGGCACGGTCTGGCGTCCGCCGGGCGCTACCTGCAGCTGCGGGTGCGGATCGACGACACCCCGGGCGCCCTCGCGGCGCTGCTGCGCGACCTGGCGGACACCGGCGGCAACGTCATGCACGTCTCGCACGTGCGGACCGGCATCGACCTGGCGCTCGACGAGGTCGCGATCGAGGTGCAGGTCGAGACGAAGGGACCCGAGCACTGCTCCCAGGTGCTCACGTGCCTGCGCGAGGCGGGCTACCGTCTCGCCGAGTGA
- the greA gene encoding transcription elongation factor GreA: protein MTDTTAATWLTQEAYDRLKAELARLEGEGRAEITSRIAAARDEGDLKENGGYHAAREEQAKQEARIRELQAKLRNVQIGTPPDDGVVEPGMVVTAEVAGDEMVFLLGSREIAGSADIEVFSPTSPLGAAINGGKVGDAVSYTAPNGRQIPVVVRAATPFLG, encoded by the coding sequence GTGACCGACACGACTGCGGCTACGTGGTTGACCCAGGAGGCCTACGACCGCCTCAAGGCCGAGCTGGCACGCCTCGAGGGCGAGGGCCGTGCGGAGATCACCTCGCGCATCGCCGCGGCCCGCGACGAGGGCGACCTGAAGGAGAACGGCGGCTACCACGCCGCCCGCGAGGAGCAGGCCAAGCAGGAGGCGCGCATCCGCGAGCTGCAGGCCAAGCTGCGCAACGTCCAGATCGGCACGCCGCCCGACGACGGCGTCGTCGAGCCCGGCATGGTGGTCACGGCCGAGGTGGCAGGCGACGAGATGGTGTTCCTGCTCGGCTCGCGCGAGATCGCCGGGTCCGCGGACATCGAGGTGTTCTCGCCGACCTCACCGCTCGGCGCGGCCATCAACGGCGGCAAGGTCGGCGACGCGGTGTCCTACACCGCCCCCAACGGCCGTCAGATCCCCGTCGTGGTGCGTGCCGCCACGCCGTTCCTGGGCTGA
- a CDS encoding DUF4307 domain-containing protein, translating to MDTALPAGRYGTAPAQPSTRARVRRAVGIGVAVLVLVVLGAWMAQGVFSDPVQWKTVGFHVADATSTDVTFDVTKDSQASVTCRLQALSESYGEVGVRTVEVGPGDARTQRVTATIRTTGLAVSATVLGCEPVDG from the coding sequence GTGGACACCGCCCTGCCCGCAGGACGCTACGGCACCGCACCCGCACAGCCCTCGACCCGCGCACGCGTGCGGCGTGCGGTCGGGATCGGCGTGGCGGTGCTCGTGCTCGTCGTCCTGGGTGCCTGGATGGCGCAGGGCGTGTTCTCCGACCCGGTGCAGTGGAAGACCGTCGGGTTCCACGTCGCCGACGCGACGAGCACGGACGTCACGTTCGACGTGACGAAGGACTCGCAGGCGAGCGTCACGTGCCGGCTGCAGGCTCTCTCGGAGTCCTACGGCGAGGTCGGCGTGCGCACGGTCGAGGTCGGTCCCGGCGACGCGCGCACGCAGCGCGTGACCGCCACGATCCGCACCACGGGCCTCGCCGTCTCGGCGACCGTGCTGGGCTGCGAACCCGTCGACGGCTGA
- the mca gene encoding mycothiol conjugate amidase Mca — MAVHAHPDDESSKGAATTAKYAAEGVDVLVVTCTGGERGDVLNPSYGTVEPGIEAMRAVRRVEMAAAAQALGVRQHWLGFVDSGLPEGDPLPPLPEGCFAAQPLEVAAAPLVALVREFRPHVITTYDPTGGYPHPDHVMTHKVAVEAWDAAADASRYPDAGEPWEPLKLYYNHGFSLVRMRAVHDALVAEGHPSPFGDWIDSRMAREIPEREVTTRVPVADHFEARDAALRAHATQIDPDGFFFSVPRELEARLWPTEEYELAASRVPVTLPEDDLFAGVGEAGA; from the coding sequence ATGGCGGTGCACGCCCATCCCGACGACGAGTCCAGCAAGGGTGCTGCGACGACCGCGAAGTACGCCGCGGAGGGCGTCGACGTGCTCGTCGTGACGTGCACGGGCGGTGAACGCGGCGACGTGCTCAACCCGTCGTACGGCACGGTCGAGCCCGGGATCGAGGCCATGCGCGCGGTGCGACGGGTCGAGATGGCTGCCGCCGCGCAGGCGCTCGGCGTGCGCCAGCACTGGCTGGGCTTCGTCGACTCGGGTCTGCCCGAGGGCGACCCGCTGCCCCCGCTGCCCGAGGGGTGCTTCGCCGCGCAGCCGCTCGAGGTGGCGGCCGCGCCGCTCGTGGCGCTCGTGCGCGAGTTCCGGCCGCACGTCATCACGACGTACGACCCCACGGGCGGCTACCCGCACCCGGACCACGTCATGACGCACAAGGTCGCCGTCGAGGCGTGGGACGCGGCGGCGGACGCGAGCCGCTACCCCGACGCGGGCGAGCCGTGGGAGCCGCTCAAGCTGTACTACAACCACGGGTTCTCCCTGGTGCGGATGCGTGCCGTGCACGACGCACTCGTCGCCGAGGGGCACCCCTCGCCGTTCGGGGACTGGATCGACTCGCGGATGGCGCGCGAGATCCCCGAGCGCGAGGTCACGACGCGGGTGCCGGTCGCGGACCACTTCGAGGCCCGTGACGCGGCGCTGCGCGCGCATGCCACGCAGATCGACCCGGACGGGTTCTTCTTCTCGGTCCCGCGCGAGCTCGAGGCCCGGCTGTGGCCGACCGAGGAGTACGAGCTGGCCGCCTCGCGCGTACCCGTCACCCTGCCGGAGGACGACCTGTTCGCCGGGGTCGGGGAGGCGGGGGCGTGA
- a CDS encoding carbon-nitrogen hydrolase family protein, producing MNRPEPPVRPAVRVTVGQLSVTDDRAANREAVQDAFAIAERARADLLVLPEYASSFDPHGVGEQHAEPLDGPFVQLVRACAARTGVAALAGTTLPGPGDGRAVNAVVGVDGTGALVGVYRKVHLYDAFGHRESDRLVPGPADAPPLVLEVAGLRFGVMTCYDLRFPEQARRLVDAGADVLVVPAAWADGELKALHWRTLAVARAIENTCAVVAVGQAGRGVVGRSLVVAPDGVVGLELDERPGVRTVDVDGAALAVVRERNPSLANRRYDVVPRGVERLADPDASR from the coding sequence GTGAACCGCCCCGAGCCGCCGGTCCGCCCCGCGGTGCGGGTCACGGTCGGGCAGCTCAGCGTGACCGACGACCGGGCCGCGAACCGGGAGGCCGTGCAGGACGCGTTCGCGATCGCCGAACGTGCCCGCGCCGACCTGCTCGTGCTGCCGGAGTACGCCTCGAGCTTCGACCCGCACGGTGTCGGCGAGCAGCACGCCGAGCCGCTCGACGGCCCGTTCGTCCAGCTCGTGCGCGCCTGTGCGGCGCGTACGGGTGTGGCGGCGCTGGCGGGGACCACGCTGCCCGGGCCGGGCGACGGTCGCGCCGTCAACGCCGTGGTCGGTGTCGACGGCACGGGGGCGCTGGTGGGCGTGTACCGCAAGGTGCACCTGTACGACGCGTTCGGGCACCGCGAATCCGACCGGCTGGTCCCGGGGCCGGCTGACGCCCCGCCGCTCGTGCTCGAGGTGGCCGGGCTGCGGTTCGGGGTCATGACCTGCTACGACCTGCGGTTCCCGGAGCAGGCGCGCCGGCTCGTCGACGCGGGCGCGGACGTGCTCGTCGTCCCCGCGGCGTGGGCCGACGGCGAGCTCAAGGCCTTGCACTGGCGCACGCTGGCCGTCGCGCGGGCGATCGAGAACACGTGCGCGGTCGTCGCGGTCGGTCAGGCGGGCCGGGGGGTCGTGGGCCGTTCGCTGGTCGTCGCGCCGGACGGTGTCGTGGGGCTCGAGCTGGACGAGCGGCCGGGCGTGCGGACGGTCGACGTCGACGGCGCGGCCCTCGCGGTCGTCCGGGAGCGGAACCCGTCGCTGGCGAACCGGCGGTACGACGTGGTCCCGCGCGGCGTCGAGCGCCTCGCGGACCCCGACGCGTCGCGGTGA
- the trhA gene encoding PAQR family membrane homeostasis protein TrhA — translation MEQSRPTQAPGGAVEQAIETVKGAVKPLLRGWIHAGVAPFVLAAGIVLVALSPTPAARWANTVFAISAFLLFGTSAVYHRGHWSPKVAAVLRRLDHTNIFLIIAGTSTSLSVLLLPADTARALLIIVWSGAILGLLARIFWLGAPRWVYVPVYVALGWVAVWFLPDFAETGGMAIVWLVAAGGLAYTLGAVVYGLKRPNPSPRVFGFHEIFHALTVIGFTCHYVAVSIATYTVA, via the coding sequence ATGGAGCAGTCCCGACCGACCCAGGCACCGGGCGGAGCGGTCGAGCAGGCGATCGAGACCGTCAAGGGCGCGGTCAAGCCACTGCTGCGGGGCTGGATCCACGCCGGCGTCGCCCCGTTCGTGCTCGCCGCGGGCATCGTCCTGGTCGCGCTGTCCCCCACGCCGGCCGCACGGTGGGCCAACACCGTCTTCGCGATCTCGGCGTTCCTGCTGTTCGGGACGAGCGCGGTCTACCACCGCGGCCACTGGTCGCCCAAGGTCGCCGCCGTCCTGCGTCGGCTCGACCACACGAACATCTTCCTCATCATCGCGGGCACCTCGACGTCCCTGTCGGTGCTCCTGCTGCCCGCCGACACCGCGCGGGCGCTGCTCATCATCGTCTGGTCGGGGGCGATCCTCGGGCTGCTCGCCCGGATCTTCTGGCTCGGCGCCCCGCGCTGGGTGTACGTGCCGGTCTACGTCGCGCTGGGCTGGGTCGCGGTGTGGTTCCTGCCGGACTTCGCCGAGACCGGCGGCATGGCGATCGTGTGGCTCGTCGCCGCCGGCGGCCTGGCCTACACGCTCGGCGCGGTCGTCTACGGGCTCAAGCGCCCCAACCCGAGCCCGCGCGTGTTCGGGTTCCACGAGATCTTCCACGCGCTCACGGTGATCGGCTTCACGTGCCACTACGTCGCGGTGTCGATCGCGACGTACACCGTCGCCTGA